From the genome of Amycolatopsis granulosa:
GTCTCGCCGGTGCAGCTCCGGCTCGAGGAACGCAACCCGGACACCGAGGCGCCGACCGCCCGGCTCGCCGCGGAGCTGAACCGGTTGCGCGGCGCGGACGACCCGGACAGCTGGGCGTGCGCGGTGGACCGGGCCGCGCCGATCCCGTACTGGCAGCTGCTCGCCCGCTGGCGGTGGGCCGCCGCCCTGCTGGCCCACGGCGAGCGGGACGCCGCGGCCGAGCAGGTCCGCCTCGTGCACGACTCCGCGACCGGGCTGGGCGCGCGGCCGCTGCGGGCCGCGGTGGCGGACCTGGCGAAGCGCGGCCGCCTGACGACCGCGGGTGCGGCCGCGCCGGCCGGCGACGTGCTGACCCCGCGTGAGCGGTCCGTGCTGGAACTGGTGGCCGGCGGCCTGACCAACAGGCAGGTGGGGGAGCGGCTGTTCATCAGCGAGAAGACCGCGAGCGTGCACCTGTCCCGGATCATGGCCAAGCTCGGCGCCGGAAGCCGCGCGGAGGCGGTGTCCCGGGCGCACCAGCGCGGCCTGCTCGGCTGAGCCGATTGGCGGCGGGCGGCGATCCGGCGCAGCATCGGGACATGCCGACGCCTGAGCCCGTCGCCCCGATGCTGGCCGTTCCCGGACCCGTGCAGGACAGCGAGGGCTGGGCGTTCGAGTGGAAGTACGACGGGGTGCGGTGCCAGGCCGCGGTGTCCGGCGGCGAGGTCCGGCTCTACTCGCGGCGGCTGCGTGAGGTCACCGCCACCTACCCCGAGCTCGCCGTGCTCGGCCGGGACCGCCGGACGCTGCTGATCGACGGCGAGGTCGTCGCGCTCGACGAGGACGGCAGGCCGGATTTCGGGCGCCTGCAGCAGCGGATGAACCTGGCCGCGCCCACCCCGGCCCGGCTGTCGTCGGTGCCCGTGGTGTTCTTCGCGTTCGACCTGCTGCGCGAGGGGACCGCCGACTGCACCGGCCTGCCCTACGAAGAGCGCCGGGAACGCTTGCTGGCACTGGGCGTCGACCGCCCGGAGGTGCGGGTGCGGCGGCACTTCCGGGCGTCCGAAGTGGAGGGTGCGGAGCTGTTGCGGGCCGCCCGCGAGGTGGGCCTGGAGGGCCTGGTGTCCAAACGGCTCGACTCGCGCTACCAGCCGGGGCTGCGGTCGCCGGACTGGGTGAAGACGCCGCTGACCCGCACCCAGGAGGTGATCATCGCGGGGTGGACCGCGGGCGGGGGACGGCGGTCGGGCACGTTCGGCGCGTTGCTGCTCGGGCTGCACGACGAGACCGGGTTGCGGTTCGCCGGTCACGTCGGCACCGGCTTCACCGAACGGATGCTGGCCGACCTGCAGGACCGGCTGCGCCCGCTCGCCCGTCGCACCAGCCCGTTCGCCACCCCGGTGCCCCGCGAGTACGCCCGCCACGCGCACTGGGTGGAGCCGGAGCTGGTGGGCGAGGTGGAGTTCCGGCAGTGGACCTCCGACGGGCGCCTGCGGGCGCCGTCGTGGCGCGGGCTGCGGCCGGACCGGCACCCGGAGGAGGTCACGCGCGCTTGAGCCGGGTCCGCACCGCCAGACCGGCGCAGGCGATCACCGCGAGCCCGCCGAGCACGGTCGGCCAGGTGATCGCCTCGCGCAGCAGCAGGACCGCCCAGCAGATGCTCAGCACCGGCTGGACCAGCTGGATCTGGCTCACGTGTGCCATCGGCCCGATCGCGAGCCCGCGGTACCAGGCGAAGAACCCGAGGAACATGCTCACCACCCCGAGGTAGGCGAAGGCCGCCCACTCGGCCACGCCCCCCGCGGGCGGGTGCTGCGCCGCCGACGTCACCGCCAGCGCGGCCATCACCGGGGCGGACAGCACGAGCGCCCACGAGATCGTCTGCCACGCCCCGAGTTCCCGGGCGAGCAGCCCGCCCTCGGCGTAGCCGACCCCGGCCGCGAGCACGGCCGCGAGCAGCAGCAGATCGGACCAGTGCAGCCTGCCGAGCCCACCGCCCTGCAGCGCCGCGAAGGCGGCCGCGGCGACCGCGCCGACCGCCGCCGTCGCCCAGAACAGCACCGGTGGCCGTTCCCGGCCGCGCAGCACGGCGATCACCGCGGTCGCGGCGGGCAGCAGCGCGATCACCACCGCGCTGTGACTGGCCGACGCGCTGGTCAGCGCGAACGAGGTGAGCACCGGGAAGCCGACCACCACGCCCGCGGCGACCACCGCGAGCCGCAGCCACTGGACGCCGCGGGGCGGCCGTTGCCGGGTGGCCGCGAGCGCACCGGTCGCGAGCAGCGCGGCGATCACGGCGCGGCCGCACCCGATGAACAACGGTGACATCGTCCCGACGGCGACGCGGGTGAACGGCACGGTGAACGAGAACGCGGCCACGCCGAGCAGTCCCCAGCCGAGACCGCCCCGCCCGGGAGATAGCACCGGGCGCCCGGCGAGGGTAGCGCTACTATCCTGCTTCATGTCCGACGATAGCAGTGCCCGCATCGTCGCCGGCCTCCGCGCGTGGATCGCGACCGCACAGCCCGGTGCTCGGCTGCCGTCCACGCGGGCACTGGTCGCCGAGTACGCGGCGAGCCCGGTGACGGTGCAGAAGGCGCTGCGGGCCCTCACCGCGGGCGGGATGGTGGAGAGCCGGCCGGGGGTGGGCACGTTCGTGCGCGCGGCGCGCCTGGCCCGGCCCAACGACTACGGGTGGCAGACCGCCGCGCTGGGCTCCCCGCGTCATCCCGTGCCACGCGGGTCGGCGGCACTGCGCACCGTGCCCAACGACGTGATCGCGCTGCACTCGGGTTATCCGGACCGGGAACTGCTCCCCGAGCGGCTGGTCCGGGCCGCGTTCGCCCGCGCGGCCCGCGGTGACGCGGCCGTGCACCGCCCGCCCGCCGCGGGACTGCCCGAACTGCAGGCGTGGTTCGCCGCCGAGCTCGGGGTGGCGGCGCCCGGCGACGTGGTCGTCTTCCCCGGCAGCCAGAGCGGGTTGAGCGCGGCGTTCCGTGGGCTGGTCGGCGCCGGCCGCCCGCTGATACTGGAGTCGCCGACCTACTGGGGTGCGATCCTCGCCGCGGCGCGGGCGGGGGTGGAGGTGGTGCCGGTGCCCAGCGGTGCGGACGGTCCCGACCCGGACGAGCTGGCGCGGGCGTTCCGGCAGACCGGCGCCCGCGCGTTCTACGCGCAGCCGAACTTCGCCAACCCGACCGGCGCCCGCTGGTCGCCGGGCCTGGCCGGCCGGGTCCTCGACGTCGTCCGCGAGCACGGCGCGTTCCTCATCGAGGACGACTGGGCACACGACTTCGGCATCGACGCCGACCCGGTGCCGCTCGCCGCACGGGACGACGACGGGCACGTGGTGTACCTGCGGTCGCTGACCAAGAGCGTGTCCCCGGCGGTCCGGGTCGCCGGGCTCGTCGCGCGTGGCCCGGCCCGCGAGCGTGTCCTGGCCGGTGTCCGGGCCGAGGCGCTGTTCGTCAGCGGCATCCTGCAGGCGGTCGCGCTGGACGTGGTCACCCAGCCCGCGTGGCGCGGCCACCTGCGGGGCCTGCGCGACCAGCTGGCGGCCCGGCGTGACCTGCTCGCCCGCGCCGTGCGGGAGCACCTCCCGTGCGCGCGCCTGGACTCGGTGCCGAGGGGCGGGCTGAACCTGTGGGTGCGGCTGCCGGACACCGTCGACCCGGTCCGCCTGAGCCGGGAGTGCGAGGCGGCCGGGGTCGCGCTCAGCCCCGGTGGGGAGTGGTTCCCCGCCGAACCGCCCGGCGCCTACCTGCGGCTCAACTACTCCGGCCCGAACCCGGGTGCGTTCGCCGACGGTGCCCGGATCATCGGCGAGGTCCTGGCCCGGCAGTGACGGAACACCGGTAACATCAGCCCCTCCAGCACCACAACGAGGTGTGTTGTGTGGGTCACATCCGGGGTGTCGTTACCCTTCGCCAGGCGAATGTCCGATTAGACCGTCCCGGGGGGTCAGGTGCGCAAGACCAGCTCACGGCCGTGGCAGCGCCGGCCGCCGAGCCCGCAGCCGCCGCCGAGCAAGCCGCAGCCGATGCCCGGCCGCATCAGCCGCTGACGCTGCGGCCCTTGCGGGTGGTCCCGACCAGTGCCCGGAACGGGCTCGCCGCGGACCGCCGCCGACACTCCACAGTGGACGATCCGGGGGCCGGTGTGTGCACCGGCGGTTTCCGCTGACGGGCACGGTGCCGCCGGTTAGGCTGGGCGCATGCGCTTCGGACTCTTCGTTCCCCAGGGGTGGCGGCTGGACCTGACCGGTATCGAGCCCGCCCGGCAGTGGCAGACCATGCTCGACATCGCCCGGTACGCCGAGAACGGGCCGTACGAGTCGGTGTGGGTGTACGACCACTTCCACACCGTCCCGGTGCCCACCGGGGAGGCCACGCACGAGGCGTGGACGCTGATGGCCGCGCTGGCCGCGAGCACCAGCCGCGTCCGGCTGGGCCAGATGTGCACCTGCATGGGCTACCGCAACCCGGCCTACCTGGCGAAGGTGGCGGCGACCACCGACGTGATCTCCGGTGGCCGCGTCGAGATGGGCATCGGTGCCGGCTGGTACGAGCACGAGTGGCGCGCCTACGGCTACGGCTTCGCGCCGGCCGGGCAGCGGCTCGGCATGCTCGACGAGGGCGTGCAGATCATGCGGCAGCTGTGGACCACGGGCACGGCGACCCTGGACGGCAAGCACTACCAGGTCGACGGTGCCCGGTGCTACCCGCTGCCGCTGCAGGAGGGCGGCATCCCGCTGTGGATCGCCGGCGGCGGGGAGAAGAAGACGCTGCGGATGGCCGCCCGGTACGCCCAGTACACCAACTTCGCCGGTGGTGCCGAGGACTTCAAGCACAAGTCCGAGGTGCTCGCCGCGCACTGCCGCGACCTCGGCACCGACTTCGACGCGATCGTCCGGTCGGCCAACTACAACGTGATCATCGGCGAGACCGAGAAGGACGTGGCCGACCGGCTGGCGTGGATCCGCGCGCACTACGAGCCGCACGTGCCGGCGGACGTGCTGGAGAACAGCGTCGCGTCGTTCCGCAACGGCCCGCTGGTCGGCACGCCCGAGCAGGTCGCCGAGCGGCTCACCGAGCTGCGCGGCCTCGGCATGACGTACGCGATCACCTACTTCGCCGACATCGCCTACGACCGCACGTCGGTGGAGCTGTTCACCAACCGCGTCATCCCCGAGCTGGCCTGACGGCGAACTCGTCGAGGGCGGCGCGCATCGCCGCCCGCATCGTGTCGCTGCCGGTGTGGCCGGCGTCCTCGATCACCCGCAGATCGGCGTCCGGCCACACCTTGGCCAGCTCCCACGCGGTCTCCACCGGGCCGGACAGGTCGAGCCGGCCGTGGATGAGCTTGCCGGGGATGCCCTTGAGCCGGTGGGCTTCCCGGATCAGCACGCCCTCCTCCAGCCAGGCTGCGTTCGAGAAGTAGTGCGCGCAGATGCGGGTCATCGCGAGCACATCGCGGGACGGCCGGTCGCTGTAGACGTTCGGCACCCCGTGGGGTTCCAGCGAGATCGCGGTGTCCTCCCAGGTGCTCCAGTCCCGCGCGGCCTTCCCTCGTACGGCGGGATCGGGGTCGGCCAGCAGCCGCGCGTACGCGGCGAGGACGTCGAAGGTGCCGCCCTCGACGTCACCGGCGCCGGCCTGGAACCGCTCCAGCTCGGCCGGGAAGAACCGGCCGACCCCGGAGTAGAGCCAGTCGAGTTCGCGGCGGGTGGTGGTGGTGACCCCGGCGATCACGATCTCGCTGACCCGTTCCGGGTGCCGCTGGGCGTAGGCGAGGAGCAAGGTGGAACCCCAGGAGCCACCGAACAGCAGCCACCGGTCGATGCCGAGGTGCTCGCGCAGCAGTTCCATGTCGGCGATGAGGTGCCCGGTGGTGTTGTGGGTCAGGTCGGTGGCCGGGTCGCTCGCGTGCGGTGTGCTGCGGCCGCAGTTGCGCTGGTCGAACAGGACGACGTGGTAGCGGTCCGGGTCGAAGTAGCCGCGCGTGCTGGTCCACGCGCCCGAGCCGGGACCGCCGTGCACGACCGCGGCGGGCTTGCCCTCCGGGTTGCCGCACGCGGCCCAGTGGATGCGGTTGCCGTCGCCGACGTCGAGCATGCCCTCGGCGTAGGGCTCGGCGGGCGGGTGGAGCTGGGTCATCGTCCCTCCAGGTGCAACAGTGCTGTTATATTAGCGCTGTGACAATTCTCCGGTCCGAGCTGCTCGGCACACGGCTGCGGCACCTGCTGGACCTGCTCGACGGCGACGTCGCCGCGGTCTACGCCGACCTCGGTCTGGCCTGGTTCCGGCCGCGATTCACCCCCGTGGTGCGGTTGCTGGCCGCCTCCGGACCGCAGCCCATCCGGGACCTCGCCGAGGCCATCGGGGTCACGCACTCGGCGGCGAGCCAGACGGTCGCGCAGATGGTCAAGGCGGACCTGGTGACGCTGAGCCCGGGCGCGGACGCGCGGCACCGGATCGTGCGGCTGACCCGCAAGGCCGAGGAGCTGCTGCCGGTGCTGGACGCGGAATGGGCGGCGACGACCGCGGCGGCGAAGGAGTTCGAGGCGGAGCTGGCCCACCCGCTGAGCAGGCTGGTCGACGAGGCGATCGAGGCGCTGCGGACGCGGCCGATGCGGCAGCGGATCGCGGACGCGGCGCCGGACCTGTTCGGCTGACGACGTTTCCGCGCGGTGGCCCGGGGTATCACCCCACCTCGCACCCGGTGACATCGCAGCGGAGGGCCGTCGTGCCGGAACCAGCGCAGCTCGCCGAGCGAACCACCGCGGTGCCGCTGCTGGGCGCGGCCCACCTCGCCGGGCTCCGGCGCCACCTGCGGGAGCTGCTCGACGGCGAACGTCCGGACGCGGCCGAACGCGCGCTGCTCGTCGTCGACACCCTCGCCGGCCTCGCCTGCCGGCACGCCCAGCCGCCGTTCGCCGTGCGCCTCCGGCACCGCCCCGGCGCCCGCCTGCGGGCCGACATCCGCGAGCTGCGCTGCCGCGCCCTGCCCGGCCACGCGTCGTTGCGGCTGCCACTGCACGTCCTGGACCGGCTCGCGCGCATGTGGTGCGTCGACCTGCACGGCCACCACGGTGTACTGACCGCCGAAGTGGACCTGAGCCGCTGATGTCGGTGGCCGCGCGTCGCCGGGCCACTGCCCGCGCGACGCCGTGACCGACTGCGAGTGGCCCACCGGACGCCGTCCGCGGCGGCGCGGGACTTCTGGGACCGGAACTATCCACTTCGGACCACCGAGAAGAACGCCGATATCTAGCCCTTCACGCAGACGACCTGCTTGAGGTGCGCGACCACCTCGACCAGGTCGGCCTGCGCCTTGATCACCGACTCGATGTCCTTGTAGGCGGCCGGGATCTCGTCGACCACGCCGTCGTCCTTGCGGCACTCGACGCCACTGGTCTGGGCCGCGAGGTCGGCCGCGGTGAACGTCTTGCGGGCCTTGGTCCGCGACATCCGCCGCCCGGCGCCGTGCGACGCCGAGTGGAACGACGTCTCGTTGCCCAGGCCCCGCACGACGTACGAGCCGGTGCCCATGCTGCCCGGGATGATGCCCAGGTCACCTGCCCCGGCGCGGATCGCGCCCTTGCGGGTCACCAGCACGTCCACGCCGTCGTAGGTCTCCTCGGCCACGTAGTTGTGGTGGCACGAGATCGGCTCGTCGAACCGAACCCCGGGCACCTCCGCGGCGAGCGCCCGCTGCACGAGCGCGACCATCGTCGCCCGGTTGCGGGCCGCGTACTCCTGCGCCCAGAACAGGTCCCGCCGGTAGGCCGCCATCTCCGGTGTCCCGGCGACGAACACCGCCAGATCGCGGTCCGGCAGGTCCGCGTTGTGCGGCAGCTTCCGCGCGATGTCGATGTGCCGCTTGGCCAGTTCGTTGCCGATGCCGCGCGACCCCGAGTGCAGCATCAGCCACACCCGGCCGGCGTCCGGGCCGCCCTGTTCCAGGCACACCTCGATGAAGTGGTTGCCCCCGCCGAGGCTGCCGATCTGGGCCCGCGCCCGGTCCCGCAGGTTCTGCACGCCCTCGTGCAGGTGCCCGAACGCCGACCAGAACTCGTTCCAGCCGCGCGTGCCGGGCACCCGGGCCGGGTCGACCGGCGTCTGGTGCAGCGCGAAGCCGACCGGCACGGCGTCCTCGATGCGCCGCCGCAGCCGGGCCAGGTCGTCGGGCAGGTCGCCCGCGGTCAGCGAGGTGCGCACCGCGCTCATGCCGCAGCCGATGTCCACACCGACGGCGGCGGGGGAAACCGCGTCGCGCATCGCGATGACGCTGCCGACCGTCGCGCCCTTGCCGTAGTGCACGTCCGGCATCACGGCCAGCCCGTGCACCCACGGCAGGTTGGCGACGTTGTGCAGCTGCCGCATCGCGGCGTCCTCGACGGACGCCGGGTCGGCCCACATGCGGATGGGTACCCGGGCGCCCTCGACTGCGGTGAACATCGGAAGATCCTTTCGCTGCGGTGGATCCCCAGGGTTACCCGGGAAACCGGCCGGAGCAACCGGATTTCAGTAGTCGTCGCGGCCGGTGAGCTGTTCCTCGAGCAGCTCGGCGGAGCTGGTGACCAGGGCGAGCGGGTCGACGAACTCGTTGAGGTCCAGGTTGGCCAGCGGCAGCGAGTGGCGGAGCACCAGGTACTCGCCCATCACGACCACCCCGCCGACGACCGTGGTGTGCCCCACCTCGGCGAGCACCGCGGCCACGTCGACCTCGTCCACGCGGGCGAACGGGGTCGCGATCTGGATCCACTCGTCCCGCCGGTCGAGCACCTCCCGCGCGATGACCACGATCTGGGTGCGTTCCTCCTCCTCCGGATCGGACTGGAAGCGGATGCGGATGCGCAGCTCGTCCGGCTCGTCCCGGACGACCTTGTACTGCTGCCGGATGAACGTCGCGAGATCGCGCCAGCTCGTCACCCCAGTGGTTCCCTTCTCGTGGCCGGACGGTCACGGGAAGTGAAGCACAGATGATCCACCAGCAGGTGGCCGAGCGCGGAACTCGCGTGCCGGGAGACCGGCTCAGGCGGTGACGGCTTCCCGGCCCCGGGCGCGGACCGTCGAGGTGGCCCAGATTCCCAGCGCGATCAGGGGCAGTGCGGCGCCGAACAGGCACGGGCCCGCCCAGGCGAAGCGGTCGTACAGCGTGCCGGCCAGCGCCGAGGCCACCGCCCCGCCGACGAAGATCGTCGTCATGAACACCGTGTTGATGCGGGCACGTGCGTCCGCCCGCAGGCCGTAGATCTCCCGCTGGCTCAGCACCTGGTGGCCCTGCACCGCGAGATCCAGCACGACCCCCGCGAGCGCCAGCACGATCAGCGAACCGGCGCCCAGCCAGGCGACCACCATCGCCACCGCGGCCAGCGCCGGCGCGATCCCGCTGCCGAGCCGGCCGTGGCCGCGGTCGCCCAGCCGCCCCGCCAGCGGTGCCGCCGCCGCGCCCGCCGCGCCGACCAGCGCGAACATCCCGACCTCGGTCTGCGTGAGCCCGTGCCGGCCGGTCAGCTCGAACGCCACGGACGTCCAGAACGCGGAGAACGCCCCGAACATCAGCGCCTGGCACACCGCGCGCCGCCGCAACGCGGGTTCCTCCCGCGCCAGCGTCAGGATCGACCCCATCAGCCGCCGGTAGCCCTCGTCGTGCGGAGGCCGGCGGTGCGGCAGGATCCGCCGCACGGCGACCGCGACCACCAGCATCAGCACCGCCGACACGACGTAGATCGTGCGCCACCCGAACGCCCCGGCGACCACGCTGGACAGGGTGCGCGCGAGCAGGATCCCCAGCAGCAGGCCGGTCATCACCGTGCCGACGAACCGGCCGCGCTGCTCCTCCGGTGCGAGGTGCGCGGCGAACGGGATGAGGATCTGCGCCACCACCGACGTCACCCCGATCAGCACCGAGGCCGCCAGGAACAACCCGAACACCGGCGCCACGGCCGCCACCACGAGCGCCAGCGCGGTGAACACCAGCGTGCGCGAGGCCAGCGCCCGGTTCTCCACCAGGTCGCCGAGCGGCATGAGCAGAGCGAGCCCGGCGGCGTAGCCGAGCTGGGTGAGCGTCACCACCAGCGCGGCGCTGCCCTGGCTCACGCCGAACGTGGACGCGATCCCCGCCAGCAGCGGCTGCGCGTAGTACAGGTTCGCCACGGTGGTGCCGCAGGAGAACGCGAGCACCACCATGATCAGCCGCAGGGTGCGGTGTTCCGGCATGACAGTGCCGACACGCGCCACGACCCCAAGATTCCCGGTGTGACCGCGCTCACCGCGTGAGGACGTCCTACGCGGACCGGATCCGCAGCCCGTCGAAGGCCACCGCCGCCACGGTCTCGGCGAGCTGATCGGCGCTCTGTCCACCGCGCGGCCGGTACCACTCGATCAGCGAGTTCACCATGCCGAACAGCAGCCGGGCCGCGGTCGGCGGGTCGATGTCCGGCCGCAGGTCGCCCTCGTCGACGGCCCGGGTGACCAGTTCGGACACGATGTGGTCGAACTCCCGGCGGCGGGCCAGGGCGTCCCGCTCCACCTTGGTGTTGCCGCGCACCCGCAGCAGCAGCGTCACGAACGGCAGCCGGTCCACCAGCACCCGCACGCTGCCGCGGACCAGGTACTCCAGCCGGTCGACCGCGCGACCGTCGACCGCCTCCAGTTCGGCCACGATCTCGAACAACCCGTCCAGCGCGCGGTTCACCGCCAGCCGCAGCAGTTCCTGCTTGCTCGGCACGTGGTGGTAGATGGCGGACTTGGTGATGCCGAGCTTGCGCGACAGGTCCTCCATGCTGGTGCCGTCGTAGCCGCGCTCGTTGAACAGCTTGACCGCGACCGCCAGCAGGGACTCCAGGTCGTAGCCCGGCCTGCCGCGCCGGGCTGGAGGTGCGGTCGTCATGGTCCTGAGTATCCCAAGCGCGTTCAGGCCGGTGGCCGCTGGTCGATCACGCGGCGCAGCTTGCCCATCGACCGTTCGAGGGTGTCCGGGTCGAGCACCTCGACGGCGACGCTGACCCCGACGCCGTCCTTGACGCGTGCCGCGACCTCCTCCGCCGCCGACACCCGGCGCCCGGCCGCGGTGTCCGGCCGCGCCTCCACCAGGACCGTGAGGTGGTCCATCCGGTCCTGCTTGGTCAGCTTGAGCTGGAAGTGCGGCGCCAGCCCGGCGGTGGCGAGCACGATCTCCTCGATCTGCGTGGGGAACACGTTGACACCGCGCAGGATGATCATGTCGTCGCTGCGGCCGGTGACCTTGTCCATGCGCCGGAACGACGGCCGCGCGGTGCCCGGGCGCAACGCGGTGAGGTCGCGGGTGCGGTAGCGGATCACCGGCATGGCCTGCTTGGTGAGCGAGGTGAACAACAGCTCGCCCGTCTCGCCCTCGTCCAGCACGTGCCCCTCGACCGGGTCGATCACCTCGGGGTAGAAGTGGTCCTCCCAGACGTGCAGGCCGTCCTTGGTCTCCACGCACTCCTGCGCCACGCCCGGACCCATCACTTCGGACAGACCGTAGATGTCCACCGCGTGCAGATCCATCCGCTGCTCGATCTCCCGGCGCATCTGCTCGGTCCACGGTTCCGCGCCGAAGATGCCCACCCGCAGTGACGACGACGCCGGATCGATGCCCTGCCGTTCGAACTCGTCCATCAGCGTGAGCATGTAGGACGGGGTCACCATGATGACCTCGGGCCGGAAGTCGGTGATGATCTGCACCTGGCGCGCGGTCATGCCGCCGGAGGCGGGGATCGCGGTGCAGCCCAGCTTCTCCACGCCGTAGTGCGCGCCGAGGCCGCCGGTGAACAGGCCGTAGCCGTAGGCGACGTGGACCTTCTGCCCCGGCCGCCCGCCGGCTGCGTGGATCGAGCGGGCCATCACGGTGGCCCAGGTGTCGATGTCGGCCTCGGTGTAGCCGACGACGGTCGGCTTGCCGGTGGTGCCGCTGGAGGCGTGGATGCGGCGCACCTGTTCCTGCGGTACCGCGAACATGCCGAACGGGTAGTTGTCGCGCAGGTCGTTCTTGGTGGTGCAGGGGAACTTCGCCAGGTCCGCCAGCTCCCGGCAGTCGTCCGGGTGCACTCCGGCCTCGTCGAACTTGCGCCGGTAGAACGGGACGTTCCGGTAGGCGTGCCGCAATGTCCACTGCAGACGCTCGAGCTGGACGGCCCGCAGCTCGTCGACGCTCATCCGTTCGGCGGGGGAGAGGTCGCCCGGTGCCGGTGGGCTGCCGAGGTGTTTCGCGGAGGGCACGTCGCTGTGCGTGGTGGTCATGGGGGCCGGCTCCTCAGTTCCTCACTTGGCCGATCGTGCGGCTGCGGCCGCGGAATTCGGCGATCACCTCGCGTCCCGCGTCGGTCTCGCGGTGCACGGTGACGTCGTAGATGCCGTTGCGCCCGTAGCGCGTGCGTTCCTCGGCCGTGGCGACCAGCCGGTCACCGAGCCGGGCGCTGGCGACGAACGAGATCTCCGCGCCGGCCGCGACGGTCGCCGGGCCGTGGCTGTTGCACGCGCAGGCGAACGTGGTGTCGGCCAGCAGGAAGAGGTAGCCGCCGTGGGCGATGGCGTGCCCGTTGACCATCTGTTCGGTCACGGTCATGCGCGCGACGGCCCGTCCGTCCTGCGCCTCGACGAGTTCGATGCCGAGCGCCCTGGACGCGACGTCGTCGGCGAACATCGCCTGTGCGGCGTGGGACACGGCGGCACCGCCTCCAGGTTACTGACCGAATGGACGGTTAATAATGTGCGTCCCGCCCGGACACTGTCAAGACCCGTGGAAGACGGGCTCCGACTTGGCCAGAAAGGCTTCCACGGCGCCGCGGTGGTCGGCGGTGAGCCCGAGCCGCGCCTGCGCCTCGCCTTCCCGTCGCAGCACGTCCGGCAGCGGTGCGCCCCAGGACTCGGCCAGTGCCCGCTTGGCCGCCGCGTAGGCGAGCGTGGGCCCGGCGGCCAGCCGGGCGGCGAGCTCGGCCGCGGCCGCGGCGAGTCCGGCGGCGGGCACCACGCGGCCGGCGATGCCCCACTCGGCGGCTTCCGCGGCGGTGAACGTCTCGCCGAGCAGGACCAGCTCGCTCGCGCGGGCCGCGCCGACCGCCCGCGCGAGCGTCGCGGACAGCCCGGAGTCACAGGTCAGGCCGAGCCTGGTGAACGCGGTGCCGAACTTCGCGGTGTCCGCGGCGATCCGCAGGTCGCAGGCCAGGGCGAGGCCGAGCCCGGCGCCGACACAGGTCCCGTTGACGGCGGCGACCACCGGCTTCGGCATGGTCG
Proteins encoded in this window:
- a CDS encoding MFS transporter, which translates into the protein MARVGTVMPEHRTLRLIMVVLAFSCGTTVANLYYAQPLLAGIASTFGVSQGSAALVVTLTQLGYAAGLALLMPLGDLVENRALASRTLVFTALALVVAAVAPVFGLFLAASVLIGVTSVVAQILIPFAAHLAPEEQRGRFVGTVMTGLLLGILLARTLSSVVAGAFGWRTIYVVSAVLMLVVAVAVRRILPHRRPPHDEGYRRLMGSILTLAREEPALRRRAVCQALMFGAFSAFWTSVAFELTGRHGLTQTEVGMFALVGAAGAAAAPLAGRLGDRGHGRLGSGIAPALAAVAMVVAWLGAGSLIVLALAGVVLDLAVQGHQVLSQREIYGLRADARARINTVFMTTIFVGGAVASALAGTLYDRFAWAGPCLFGAALPLIALGIWATSTVRARGREAVTA
- a CDS encoding TetR/AcrR family transcriptional regulator, translating into MTTAPPARRGRPGYDLESLLAVAVKLFNERGYDGTSMEDLSRKLGITKSAIYHHVPSKQELLRLAVNRALDGLFEIVAELEAVDGRAVDRLEYLVRGSVRVLVDRLPFVTLLLRVRGNTKVERDALARRREFDHIVSELVTRAVDEGDLRPDIDPPTAARLLFGMVNSLIEWYRPRGGQSADQLAETVAAVAFDGLRIRSA
- the paaK gene encoding phenylacetate--CoA ligase PaaK, which encodes MTTTHSDVPSAKHLGSPPAPGDLSPAERMSVDELRAVQLERLQWTLRHAYRNVPFYRRKFDEAGVHPDDCRELADLAKFPCTTKNDLRDNYPFGMFAVPQEQVRRIHASSGTTGKPTVVGYTEADIDTWATVMARSIHAAGGRPGQKVHVAYGYGLFTGGLGAHYGVEKLGCTAIPASGGMTARQVQIITDFRPEVIMVTPSYMLTLMDEFERQGIDPASSSLRVGIFGAEPWTEQMRREIEQRMDLHAVDIYGLSEVMGPGVAQECVETKDGLHVWEDHFYPEVIDPVEGHVLDEGETGELLFTSLTKQAMPVIRYRTRDLTALRPGTARPSFRRMDKVTGRSDDMIILRGVNVFPTQIEEIVLATAGLAPHFQLKLTKQDRMDHLTVLVEARPDTAAGRRVSAAEEVAARVKDGVGVSVAVEVLDPDTLERSMGKLRRVIDQRPPA
- the paaI gene encoding hydroxyphenylacetyl-CoA thioesterase PaaI, whose product is MFADDVASRALGIELVEAQDGRAVARMTVTEQMVNGHAIAHGGYLFLLADTTFACACNSHGPATVAAGAEISFVASARLGDRLVATAEERTRYGRNGIYDVTVHRETDAGREVIAEFRGRSRTIGQVRN
- a CDS encoding enoyl-CoA hydratase/isomerase family protein; translated protein: MADESTGDVVSVSRDGAVATVTLLRPALTTDLKTELRDALERVSTGDEIRAVVLTGTGRAFCVGQDLAEHADALRADPATAFTTIDEHYNPIVTTLATMPKPVVAAVNGTCVGAGLGLALACDLRIAADTAKFGTAFTRLGLTCDSGLSATLARAVGAARASELVLLGETFTAAEAAEWGIAGRVVPAAGLAAAAAELAARLAAGPTLAYAAAKRALAESWGAPLPDVLRREGEAQARLGLTADHRGAVEAFLAKSEPVFHGS